The proteins below are encoded in one region of Prosthecobacter dejongeii:
- a CDS encoding HIT domain-containing protein: protein MSEKTIFQKIVDREIPAPLVYEDELVAAFNDIAPQAPIHVLIVPKKVIPRVGEAVAEDQATLGALLLAAGKIADKLGIKDRSQGFRLVINHGKDAGETVPHLHVHLLAGRDLAWPPG, encoded by the coding sequence ATGTCTGAAAAAACCATCTTTCAAAAGATCGTGGATCGCGAGATCCCAGCACCTCTGGTTTACGAGGATGAGCTCGTGGCTGCATTCAATGACATCGCCCCCCAGGCACCCATCCATGTCTTGATCGTGCCCAAAAAAGTCATCCCCCGCGTGGGTGAGGCGGTAGCAGAAGACCAGGCCACCCTGGGCGCGCTGTTGCTCGCCGCCGGGAAAATCGCCGATAAACTGGGCATCAAGGATCGCAGCCAAGGCTTCCGCCTGGTCATCAATCATGGCAAAGACGCGGGTGAAACCGTGCCCCACCTGCACGTTCACCTGCTGGCAGGTCGGGATCTCGCCTGGCCTCCGGGTTAA
- the nrdR gene encoding transcriptional regulator NrdR, translated as MRCPKCGSSQDKVIDSREAREGHSIRRRRECMKCNFRFTTYEIVEREELRVVKRNGARQSFDREKLMSGLRKACEKRPVKMEQLEQLVDDIANELEEEGYREIPSTVIGAKVMRRLEAIDHVAYVRYASVYRQFEDVGEFIDEIKSLDSRRVRDSSQEELFH; from the coding sequence ATGCGCTGTCCTAAATGCGGTAGCTCCCAAGATAAGGTCATTGACTCCCGCGAGGCACGCGAGGGCCATTCCATCCGCCGTCGGCGCGAGTGCATGAAGTGCAACTTCCGCTTCACCACCTATGAAATCGTGGAACGGGAAGAACTGCGGGTGGTGAAACGCAATGGGGCACGGCAGAGCTTTGACCGGGAAAAGCTCATGTCCGGCCTGCGCAAAGCCTGCGAAAAACGCCCCGTGAAGATGGAGCAACTGGAACAGCTCGTGGACGATATTGCCAATGAGCTGGAGGAAGAAGGCTATCGCGAAATCCCCTCCACCGTCATCGGAGCCAAAGTCATGCGCCGCCTGGAGGCCATTGATCATGTGGCCTATGTCCGTTACGCCTCCGTCTATCGCCAGTTTGAGGACGTGGGTGAGTTCATTGATGAGATCAAGTCCCTGGATAGCCGACGCGTGCGAGACAGCAGCCAGGAAGAGCTGTTTCATTGA
- a CDS encoding FAD:protein FMN transferase, which yields MNVFFTRLARLAVCGCLGLAGCGGERPPALLQGSTMGTTWSLQIADSIPETTAQEIATVIRQDLQKLEAELSHWQADSDLTRWNQNLSTEWKEVPAALAETVALAQRISQETDEALDVTLAPLVALWGFNQKERRTQLPTEPEIQAALALVGWDKLEVETQPPRLKKHHPRVQINVAAVTEGYAMDLLNQKLQDRGLKNFLLELGGEVLARGNAPDGHPWRVGVQAPDGDKAESLETLALRETCIATSGSYRHRFEKDGRTYSHLLDPRTGRPIEHRLVSVSVLHPQCALADGYATALMVLGPEKGRQVAQKLGLRVIWLEEP from the coding sequence ATGAACGTTTTTTTCACCCGCCTGGCTCGCCTGGCCGTTTGCGGATGCCTGGGCCTCGCCGGCTGCGGGGGTGAAAGGCCGCCCGCCCTCCTCCAGGGCAGCACCATGGGCACCACCTGGAGCCTGCAAATCGCCGACTCGATCCCAGAAACCACAGCCCAAGAGATCGCCACTGTCATCCGCCAGGATTTACAGAAACTGGAAGCCGAACTCTCCCACTGGCAGGCAGATTCTGACCTCACTCGCTGGAATCAAAACCTGAGCACGGAGTGGAAAGAAGTTCCCGCTGCCTTAGCGGAAACGGTGGCCCTGGCTCAGCGCATTTCCCAGGAAACCGATGAGGCGCTGGATGTCACCCTCGCGCCCCTGGTTGCCCTCTGGGGATTCAACCAAAAGGAACGCCGCACTCAGCTCCCAACTGAGCCTGAGATCCAAGCCGCCCTGGCGCTGGTAGGCTGGGACAAACTGGAGGTAGAAACCCAGCCGCCCCGGCTAAAAAAACACCATCCGAGGGTGCAGATCAATGTGGCTGCCGTGACGGAAGGCTACGCCATGGACCTACTGAACCAAAAGCTCCAGGACCGGGGGCTGAAAAACTTCCTGCTCGAACTGGGAGGCGAAGTTTTAGCCCGAGGCAATGCGCCTGATGGCCACCCCTGGCGGGTCGGCGTACAGGCACCCGACGGGGACAAGGCCGAAAGCCTCGAAACTCTAGCGCTGAGGGAGACCTGCATCGCCACCAGTGGCAGTTACCGGCATCGGTTTGAAAAAGACGGCCGCACTTACAGCCATTTGCTGGATCCACGCACAGGGCGGCCCATTGAGCATCGGTTGGTCTCCGTTTCCGTCCTTCACCCGCAATGTGCGCTGGCGGATGGATATGCCACGGCCCTGATGGTCCTCGGGCCAGAAAAAGGCCGGCAAGTGGCGCAAAAGCTGGGGCTGAGGGTGATTTGGCTGGAGGAACCGTGA
- a CDS encoding methyl-accepting chemotaxis protein has protein sequence MSTPSSIRYEIENKTKELRQIDLEYHMQLAASNSGEIADSMRHLIKSQAAQASEMLRVNQNQLSTSIKMVEMMEMENDALGDIAAGLDTLSYHFSEANETLGEISEKLSEIGQTLTQMGQLMWENHQQLRLIVDALQRPYETKLKELRREGEKWLRQGARRGGEDRIEDWKDAMRLFELVVENPIGKQDFTAWFHLGFLKWKLQSNYVEAEAAFGRAQRLSAVDADVSNTRQVEWHIISLRHQALMQQEQNKNEVALATIQKALQIKKNDAWLTFEAARYAAGCGLASDAGQFLEQALDLEPLVYVQMLADPQLCSL, from the coding sequence ATGAGCACGCCATCAAGCATTCGTTACGAGATAGAAAACAAGACGAAAGAGCTGCGTCAGATTGATCTGGAATACCACATGCAATTGGCGGCTTCAAACTCGGGTGAAATCGCCGATTCGATGCGTCACCTGATCAAGTCTCAAGCTGCGCAAGCCTCAGAGATGCTTAGAGTCAATCAAAACCAATTGAGCACTTCAATCAAAATGGTTGAGATGATGGAAATGGAGAATGATGCTCTTGGTGATATTGCTGCGGGTCTGGATACTCTGAGCTACCATTTTTCCGAGGCCAACGAGACACTCGGCGAGATCTCCGAAAAGCTAAGCGAAATAGGCCAGACATTGACCCAAATGGGACAACTGATGTGGGAAAATCATCAGCAGTTACGCCTGATTGTGGATGCACTGCAACGTCCTTACGAGACAAAGTTGAAGGAGCTGCGACGTGAGGGTGAAAAATGGCTTCGGCAGGGCGCGAGGCGAGGTGGCGAGGACCGGATTGAGGACTGGAAGGATGCCATGCGGTTGTTTGAACTAGTCGTGGAAAATCCGATTGGGAAACAAGACTTCACGGCATGGTTTCATCTCGGTTTCTTAAAGTGGAAGCTGCAAAGCAACTATGTGGAGGCGGAAGCCGCTTTTGGCAGAGCCCAAAGGTTAAGTGCCGTGGACGCAGATGTGTCAAATACACGTCAGGTGGAGTGGCATATCATAAGCCTGCGTCATCAGGCTCTCATGCAGCAGGAGCAGAATAAGAATGAAGTCGCCTTGGCCACGATTCAGAAAGCTCTCCAGATCAAAAAGAATGATGCGTGGCTGACTTTTGAGGCTGCACGTTACGCGGCTGGGTGTGGACTGGCCAGTGATGCAGGCCAATTCCTTGAACAAGCGCTTGATCTGGAGCCGCTTGTCTATGTTCAGATGCTTGCAGACCCCCAACTTTGCTCTCTGTGA